The following are encoded in a window of Flavobacterium psychrotrophum genomic DNA:
- a CDS encoding DUF2271 domain-containing protein, whose amino-acid sequence MKHILKISLAALFICLFSVQATAQNTKYKCLLQMSNYMGDGAYVVVSLINPKGEYEKTLYVMGDDKKWYNSLKEWYKFYAKKPQNLSAITGASVTGGDRSVTTFEIEDAKLNKGYKLRFESAVEDQKYNVTDLEIPLTTEGLTEKSEGTGYIRYVKFSKVQ is encoded by the coding sequence ATGAAACACATCCTTAAAATTTCGCTTGCGGCACTATTTATCTGCCTTTTTTCAGTGCAGGCTACCGCACAAAATACAAAGTATAAATGCCTTCTGCAAATGTCTAATTACATGGGCGATGGCGCTTATGTGGTGGTATCGCTTATTAACCCTAAAGGTGAATATGAAAAAACACTTTATGTAATGGGCGATGATAAAAAATGGTACAACAGCCTTAAAGAGTGGTATAAGTTTTACGCTAAAAAGCCACAAAACCTTAGTGCCATTACAGGTGCATCGGTAACAGGCGGCGACCGTAGCGTAACCACTTTCGAAATTGAGGATGCCAAGCTAAACAAAGGCTATAAACTACGTTTTGAATCGGCGGTTGAAGACCAGAAATACAATGTAACCGACCTTGAAATACCATTGACTACCGAAGGCCTTACTGAAAAATCAGAAGGTACAGGGTATATAAGGTATGTAAAATTCAGTAAGGTACAATAG
- a CDS encoding PepSY domain-containing protein — MTLSIWRYAHLALAVFSSMFLVLTSLTGAVLAVNAIQEKIPPFALHDLDGITVAEALPQLRKVYPEIIEIEVNHNGFVKLQGTDADGNDVDAYIDIKTGKVLGKPIKKNEFIQWVTSFHRSLFLHDAGRIFVGINAFLLFLISVSGLVLILKRQQGLRRFFSKIVKDSFSQYYHVFTGRIALIPILIISLTGTYLSLARFNVFPKENAEIKDRQNTSFIFKSTYFSEVDKIEFPFSDDPEEYYMLKLKDRELTADQAGKVLSETQYPFTTVIETLSLDLHTGRSSIIWAVVLGLASLNILFFIYSGFTMTLKRRSSRIRNTFKAAESEYILLAGSENGSTLRFANAVLKQLLDQNKKAHLTELNNYTVFPKAKYIIILTATHGLGEASSNGKKLIQLIKKHPQPHTINTAVVGFGSTAYPDFCAFAKEVDNLLTTQSWANPIVPLYTINDKSAVAFAAWTKTWADATGIPLATTPALYNKKPKGLQKFTVVEKTTVSSDDQTFMLTIKPKRLTTFTSGDLFAIYPNNDGTERLYSIGKVDGNILLVVKLHEHGLGSSYLNKLKPNIAFKARMVDNHAFHYPVKSPAVAMISNGTGIAPFLGMAAQNKRKTNSYLYAGFRKETVITKGYIAFADHQIKKKHLTDFKVAYSREGNNCYVTDLVANDTHKLATLLAQGGTIMICGSIAMQLDVEAALNTICQNMNNESLDFYKAKNQILADCY, encoded by the coding sequence ATGACGCTATCCATCTGGAGGTATGCACATTTAGCACTGGCGGTATTTTCGTCCATGTTTTTAGTACTGACATCGTTAACAGGTGCTGTACTGGCTGTAAATGCCATACAGGAGAAAATACCGCCATTTGCATTGCACGACCTTGACGGCATTACTGTTGCAGAAGCACTCCCACAACTGCGAAAGGTATATCCTGAAATTATAGAAATAGAAGTAAACCACAATGGCTTTGTAAAACTGCAGGGCACCGATGCCGATGGTAATGATGTAGATGCATATATAGATATTAAAACAGGTAAAGTACTGGGCAAACCTATTAAAAAAAATGAGTTCATCCAGTGGGTTACTTCGTTCCACAGATCTTTGTTCCTACATGATGCCGGCCGAATTTTTGTGGGCATTAACGCATTTCTGCTATTCCTTATCTCTGTCTCAGGGCTTGTACTTATTTTAAAACGCCAACAGGGCTTGCGCCGTTTCTTTTCTAAAATTGTAAAAGACAGTTTTTCACAGTACTATCATGTATTTACCGGAAGAATAGCTTTAATTCCTATCCTCATTATTTCCCTTACGGGAACATACCTTTCATTAGCGCGTTTCAACGTTTTTCCTAAAGAAAATGCAGAAATAAAGGATAGGCAAAACACGAGTTTCATTTTTAAATCGACCTATTTTTCAGAAGTCGACAAGATTGAATTTCCGTTCTCTGACGATCCGGAAGAATATTACATGCTAAAGCTCAAAGACCGTGAGCTTACTGCTGACCAGGCCGGTAAAGTGCTTAGTGAAACCCAATACCCTTTTACAACGGTAATAGAAACCCTTAGCCTTGATCTGCATACCGGGCGTAGTAGTATAATTTGGGCGGTGGTACTGGGGCTGGCTTCGCTCAATATATTGTTTTTCATCTACTCCGGATTTACAATGACCTTAAAAAGGCGTTCGTCCAGGATCAGAAATACATTTAAAGCTGCGGAAAGCGAATATATACTGCTCGCAGGTTCAGAGAACGGTAGTACACTCCGGTTTGCTAATGCTGTATTAAAACAACTGCTGGATCAAAATAAAAAAGCACACCTTACAGAGCTGAACAATTACACCGTTTTTCCTAAAGCAAAGTATATCATCATACTTACAGCTACACACGGATTAGGTGAAGCGTCTTCAAATGGAAAAAAGCTAATACAACTGATTAAAAAACATCCTCAGCCACATACTATAAATACGGCAGTAGTAGGTTTTGGGTCAACTGCATATCCTGATTTTTGTGCATTCGCAAAGGAGGTCGACAATTTGCTTACTACGCAAAGCTGGGCAAACCCTATTGTTCCGTTATATACCATAAACGATAAATCTGCGGTAGCATTTGCTGCATGGACAAAAACCTGGGCAGATGCTACAGGCATACCACTTGCCACTACTCCTGCCCTATACAACAAGAAACCAAAAGGGCTTCAAAAATTTACGGTTGTTGAAAAAACAACGGTAAGCAGTGACGACCAAACCTTTATGCTTACCATAAAACCGAAGAGGCTTACTACATTTACTTCCGGCGACCTGTTTGCCATTTATCCTAATAACGATGGCACAGAGCGACTGTATTCTATAGGAAAGGTTGATGGTAACATACTGCTTGTAGTAAAACTACATGAGCACGGGCTTGGTTCTTCTTATCTTAATAAACTTAAGCCGAATATAGCCTTTAAAGCACGCATGGTAGATAATCACGCTTTTCATTATCCTGTTAAATCTCCTGCTGTTGCCATGATTTCTAACGGAACGGGCATTGCTCCGTTTCTGGGAATGGCAGCACAAAATAAAAGAAAGACCAATAGCTATTTGTATGCAGGATTCCGCAAAGAAACAGTTATCACAAAGGGTTATATTGCTTTTGCTGATCACCAGATTAAAAAGAAACACCTTACCGATTTCAAGGTTGCGTATTCACGTGAAGGTAATAATTGCTATGTTACCGATTTAGTTGCTAACGATACCCATAAGCTTGCCACACTATTGGCACAGGGAGGCACAATAATGATTTGTGGTTCTATAGCCATGCAGCTTGACGTAGAGGCTGCTCTGAATACTATTTGCCAGAATATGAATAATGAAAGCCTTGACTTTTATAAGGCTAAAAACCAAATCCTGGCTGATTGTTATTAA
- a CDS encoding Na+/H+ antiporter codes for MFHDFPFYLGLIVIILLLIMVANKAKIAYPVLLVLGGLGISFIPGIPALHIDSELIFLIFLPPLLYEASWAISWKELWKWRRIITSFAFLVVFFTAISVAFVANYFIPGFSLALGFLLGGIVSPPDAVSAGAILKFVKVPKRFSSILEGESLLNDASSLIIFRFAMIAVATGQFVWHEAALSFVWMVIGGVAIGVAVGYIIMKLHRLLPTDANADIVLDVITPYAIYIAAEEVHSSGVLAVVSGGLLLSTHRLGYLSSSSRLRGINVWESLSFVLNGLVFMFIGLDLPEITAGLEDQGLWTATGYGLLVTLVLIVARFISAYMAVVVTLIMRNFITVADARHPGYKVPMLLGWAGMRGVVSLAAALSIPVQLDDGTQFPERNLILYITFIVILTTLLLQGLTLPLMIQKIKIPDPDFIMPEEELYNKIRRKLNYYALEQMRADYSKEMDEHPVLYQMACKWEDTGQLGDTTAIMADEAKEVYRDILERQRKWLTTKNREQNIDEEIVRKHLLYLDIEEEKLNLL; via the coding sequence ATGTTTCATGACTTTCCTTTTTATCTGGGGTTAATTGTAATAATATTGCTGCTTATTATGGTGGCCAATAAAGCTAAAATAGCCTATCCTGTACTATTGGTACTGGGCGGTCTGGGTATTAGTTTTATACCGGGTATCCCCGCGCTGCATATAGATTCTGAGCTTATATTCCTTATTTTCCTACCTCCGTTATTGTATGAGGCTTCGTGGGCCATATCATGGAAAGAGCTATGGAAATGGAGGCGCATTATCACCAGTTTTGCTTTCCTGGTCGTGTTTTTTACGGCAATATCAGTAGCTTTTGTGGCTAACTATTTTATTCCAGGGTTTTCATTAGCATTAGGATTTCTGTTGGGCGGCATTGTTTCGCCACCGGATGCTGTTAGTGCCGGAGCCATACTCAAGTTTGTAAAAGTGCCAAAACGTTTTTCATCCATTTTGGAAGGAGAAAGCCTTTTAAACGATGCTTCATCACTAATCATATTCCGTTTTGCAATGATAGCCGTTGCAACCGGCCAGTTTGTATGGCATGAGGCGGCACTTAGCTTTGTATGGATGGTTATAGGTGGTGTGGCCATTGGTGTTGCTGTAGGCTATATTATAATGAAATTGCACCGTTTACTGCCTACAGATGCTAATGCCGATATTGTGCTCGATGTTATTACTCCTTATGCAATTTATATAGCAGCTGAAGAGGTACACAGTTCTGGTGTGCTTGCCGTAGTAAGCGGCGGGTTATTGTTATCTACACACAGGCTTGGTTATTTAAGCAGCAGTTCAAGGCTGCGGGGCATAAACGTTTGGGAAAGCCTGAGTTTTGTGCTAAACGGGCTGGTGTTTATGTTCATTGGGCTGGACCTGCCGGAAATTACTGCCGGGTTAGAAGACCAGGGGCTTTGGACTGCCACAGGATACGGGCTACTTGTAACGCTTGTGCTAATTGTGGCCCGTTTCATATCGGCATATATGGCAGTAGTAGTTACATTAATAATGCGTAATTTTATTACCGTTGCAGATGCAAGGCATCCGGGGTATAAGGTGCCTATGCTATTGGGGTGGGCAGGTATGCGTGGCGTGGTATCTTTAGCTGCGGCGTTATCTATCCCGGTGCAGTTAGATGATGGTACCCAGTTTCCGGAGCGTAACCTGATACTCTACATTACTTTTATAGTAATACTAACTACCTTGTTGTTACAAGGACTTACACTGCCGTTGATGATACAGAAGATCAAAATTCCGGATCCAGATTTTATAATGCCTGAAGAGGAGTTGTATAATAAGATAAGGCGTAAGCTTAATTATTATGCGCTGGAACAAATGAGGGCAGATTATAGTAAGGAAATGGATGAACACCCTGTTTTATATCAAATGGCTTGTAAATGGGAAGATACAGGACAGTTAGGCGATACAACAGCTATTATGGCAGATGAGGCAAAGGAGGTATATCGTGATATACTGGAACGCCAACGCAAATGGCTAACTACTAAAAACAGGGAGCAGAATATCGACGAAGAAATTGTACGCAAGCACTTGTTATACCTTGATATTGAAGAAGAAAAACTGAACCTGCTTTAA
- a CDS encoding helix-turn-helix domain-containing protein has translation MENSSINKVSGVIYSCYTRMSREGENFIPEHVFTYIESGSLAINDGRKEYQLKAGDFAFYPKNRLAKFSKMPDVDKGEYKGLSIRLDADTLLKIKDNFKDTSPLCDTPDSVIPLDPDPLFQSFAQSLIAYLNSTEEVNSTLIALKVQEIALLLAQKRADLVPVLFDFREPGKIGLKDFMLQNFNFNVPLERFAYLTGRSLSTFKRDFEKIFGTTPSKWLQQKRLEEAHFLIAQKGKKASDVYIEVGFENLSHFSFAFKKAYGVAPSQLV, from the coding sequence ATGGAAAATTCAAGTATTAATAAAGTAAGCGGCGTTATCTATTCCTGCTACACGCGTATGAGCAGGGAGGGCGAAAATTTTATTCCGGAACATGTATTTACCTACATAGAATCGGGCAGCCTTGCTATTAATGACGGACGAAAGGAATACCAGCTCAAGGCGGGCGATTTTGCTTTTTACCCCAAGAATCGCCTGGCAAAATTCTCGAAGATGCCCGATGTTGATAAAGGCGAATACAAAGGACTATCGATACGGCTGGATGCAGACACGTTACTAAAAATAAAGGATAACTTTAAAGATACATCCCCGTTGTGCGATACACCAGACAGCGTTATCCCGCTAGATCCCGATCCTTTGTTTCAGAGTTTTGCGCAATCGCTCATTGCATATTTGAATAGTACAGAAGAAGTAAACTCTACACTTATTGCACTTAAGGTGCAGGAGATTGCCTTACTGCTTGCGCAAAAACGTGCCGATCTTGTTCCTGTACTGTTTGACTTTAGAGAACCCGGAAAAATAGGGCTTAAAGACTTTATGCTGCAAAATTTTAATTTTAATGTACCGCTAGAGCGGTTTGCCTATTTAACAGGACGTAGCCTTAGTACTTTTAAGCGCGATTTTGAAAAAATATTTGGCACTACACCAAGCAAATGGCTACAGCAAAAACGCTTGGAAGAAGCGCACTTTCTGATAGCACAGAAAGGTAAAAAAGCATCAGATGTATATATTGAGGTTGGTTTTGAAAACCTTTCGCATTTTTCATTCGCCTTTAAAAAAGCGTATGGCGTAGCGCCGTCGCAGTTGGTTTAG
- a CDS encoding oxidoreductase, translating into MEKVWFITGSSRGLGRSLTEAVLAGGDKVVGTARNVQQLKGFEDLYPQQFLALQLDVTDYNRVYDAVAEAVTHFGRVDVLVNNAGFGITGAAEAFTDEQVRSQLETNLYAPIEITRAVLPYMRRQGGGRILQISSIGGRVGNAGVSIYQAAKFGLSGFTESLAKEVESFGIKVTSVEPGGFRTDWAGDSMTYAADIEGYDLVKQRADFFKSGSFVPVGDPDKAAKVMIDLAVHPNPPVHLVLGSEAIGMLQNRDADRTAEMEAWLPVSLSTDHDEAENFFETEQGKSYLKK; encoded by the coding sequence ATGGAAAAAGTTTGGTTTATTACAGGAAGTTCACGTGGCCTTGGCCGTAGCCTTACCGAAGCGGTATTAGCCGGTGGCGATAAAGTAGTAGGCACTGCGCGTAACGTGCAACAGCTTAAAGGTTTTGAAGATTTATACCCGCAGCAGTTCCTTGCATTACAGTTAGATGTAACTGATTACAACCGCGTGTATGATGCAGTAGCAGAAGCCGTAACACATTTTGGAAGGGTTGATGTTTTGGTAAACAACGCAGGGTTTGGCATTACCGGTGCAGCAGAGGCTTTTACAGATGAGCAGGTACGCAGTCAGCTTGAAACAAACCTGTATGCTCCTATAGAAATTACGCGTGCAGTATTGCCTTACATGCGCAGGCAGGGTGGCGGACGCATATTACAAATTAGTTCTATAGGTGGCCGGGTAGGCAACGCAGGAGTAAGTATTTACCAGGCAGCAAAATTTGGCCTCAGCGGATTTACAGAATCTTTAGCAAAAGAAGTTGAAAGCTTTGGAATAAAGGTAACATCGGTAGAACCGGGAGGCTTTAGGACTGACTGGGCCGGAGACAGTATGACCTACGCTGCTGATATTGAAGGCTACGATTTAGTAAAACAACGTGCCGACTTTTTTAAAAGCGGTAGCTTTGTACCTGTTGGCGATCCTGATAAGGCTGCAAAAGTTATGATAGATTTAGCAGTGCATCCTAATCCGCCGGTACATTTAGTACTGGGTAGCGAAGCTATAGGAATGCTGCAAAACAGGGATGCAGACCGTACAGCCGAAATGGAAGCATGGCTACCTGTAAGCCTTAGCACTGACCACGATGAGGCGGAGAATTTTTTTGAAACCGAACAGGGAAAATCGTATTTAAAAAAATAA
- a CDS encoding DUF1003 domain-containing protein encodes MKFTSDISGKEFPQREHVPANIVRQPILDIIKADHPEFNETCSLSMGELNQYREKYIADFLQKEVGQLDDLEAKVLQALREKTLVSDNPDEDDLNLTLGQKVADKVASFGGSWTFILSFLGFLLLWIGANVFILANKGFDPYPFILLNLILSCVAALQAPVIMMSQNRQGEKDREKAENDYMVNLKSELEIRLLHEKLDHLILHQEQSLIETQKVQIDMMNDILSRFEKKS; translated from the coding sequence ATGAAATTTACAAGTGATATATCCGGGAAAGAATTCCCGCAGCGCGAACACGTACCTGCAAATATTGTGAGGCAGCCCATTTTAGACATTATTAAGGCAGATCATCCTGAGTTTAACGAAACGTGTAGCCTGAGCATGGGTGAACTTAACCAGTACCGCGAAAAATACATAGCCGACTTTCTGCAAAAAGAAGTGGGGCAGCTTGATGACCTCGAAGCTAAAGTGCTACAGGCACTGCGGGAAAAAACTTTAGTATCTGACAATCCTGACGAGGATGACCTCAATCTTACACTGGGGCAAAAAGTTGCTGATAAAGTGGCATCCTTTGGCGGAAGCTGGACTTTTATACTTTCATTCCTTGGTTTTTTGCTGTTATGGATAGGCGCTAACGTTTTTATACTGGCCAATAAGGGGTTTGACCCATATCCGTTTATTCTGCTTAACCTTATATTGAGTTGTGTGGCGGCCTTACAGGCTCCTGTTATTATGATGAGCCAGAACCGACAGGGCGAAAAAGATCGTGAAAAGGCTGAGAATGACTATATGGTTAACCTCAAATCTGAACTTGAAATACGCCTGTTACACGAAAAGCTGGATCACCTGATACTGCACCAGGAGCAAAGCCTTATTGAAACACAAAAAGTACAGATCGATATGATGAACGATATTTTATCGCGCTTCGAAAAGAAATCCTGA
- the corA gene encoding magnesium/cobalt transporter CorA, whose amino-acid sequence MKRIEYNKVRKVVPNYFEYNGEHTDEPIEIQLFVFDENGYEEYNKVSLERIVKECTDEKQADDIKWINVHGLHNPDLIKNIGELVQVEPLIIGDILNVHRRTRIEELGDVLFFSIKSVLPEEEQGSIKTEQVSFLLKGNTIISFQEKKSDYFTHIRERIRTGTGIVRKKKNDYLLYLMLDAIMENFFITIERYETRIAKLADMARQNCKENIIEDIEKTKDNLVYLKRAIAPLRDALLSLKSDRDEDEYETIRKTTHTYFARLHQKCLEMLDQTDYDLTSLDSASNFHYAAQSQRMNQIMKTLTIFSVIFMPLTFIVGVYGMNFDNMPELHTEHGYYVVWGIMMVSIIVMVIYFKKKDWF is encoded by the coding sequence GTGAAAAGAATAGAATACAACAAAGTACGCAAAGTAGTGCCAAACTATTTTGAATATAACGGCGAGCATACCGACGAGCCCATAGAAATACAGCTTTTTGTTTTTGATGAAAACGGCTATGAAGAATATAATAAAGTTTCTCTGGAAAGGATTGTAAAAGAATGCACAGATGAAAAGCAGGCAGATGACATTAAATGGATTAACGTGCATGGGCTTCATAACCCTGATCTTATAAAAAATATAGGCGAACTCGTACAGGTAGAACCACTTATAATAGGCGATATACTTAACGTGCATAGGCGTACGCGTATAGAAGAGCTGGGCGATGTGTTGTTTTTCAGCATAAAATCGGTTCTGCCGGAAGAGGAGCAGGGTAGTATTAAAACAGAACAGGTTAGCTTTTTGCTGAAAGGCAATACTATAATTTCGTTTCAGGAAAAAAAGAGCGACTATTTTACCCACATACGCGAGCGTATTCGTACGGGTACAGGTATTGTTCGAAAAAAGAAGAACGATTACCTGCTCTACCTTATGCTGGATGCCATTATGGAGAACTTCTTTATAACCATAGAGCGTTATGAAACCCGTATTGCCAAACTGGCCGATATGGCACGTCAAAACTGTAAAGAAAATATTATTGAAGATATAGAGAAGACCAAAGACAACCTTGTATATCTTAAGCGTGCTATAGCCCCGCTACGTGATGCCCTGCTTAGCCTTAAGAGCGATCGCGATGAAGACGAGTACGAAACTATTCGCAAGACTACGCATACCTACTTTGCCCGCCTGCACCAAAAATGTCTTGAAATGCTGGACCAAACGGATTATGACCTTACTTCGCTGGATAGTGCCTCTAACTTTCATTATGCTGCACAGAGCCAGCGCATGAACCAGATCATGAAAACGCTCACCATATTTTCGGTTATCTTTATGCCATTAACATTTATCGTTGGGGTTTACGGTATGAACTTCGACAATATGCCGGAGTTGCATACAGAACATGGTTATTATGTGGTATGGGGCATTATGATGGTTTCTATAATTGTTATGGTTATTTATTTTAAAAAGAAAGACTGGTTTTAG
- the hutI gene encoding imidazolonepropionase, translating into MAILIKNIKELLQVRETNITKLSGSEMATLPSLKNAWLLLEGKIITGYGTMDTCPQVADAELIDATGKTVLPTWCDSHTHLVYAGNREQEFVDRINGLSYEEIANRGGGILNSAKRLNEATEDELYEQSRLRLEEVMRLGTGAIEIKSGYGLTVDGELKMLRVIKRLRENYNVAVKATFLGAHAFPTAYKENHTGYIDLIINEMLPAIAKENLADYIDAFCETGYFSVEETERIMEAGLNYGLPAKIHVNQFNAIDGIAACVKYNAISVDHLEVLTDADIEALKNSITMPVALPTCSFFISIPYTPARQMLNAGLPLAIATDYNPGTTPSGNMNLVVATACIKMKMTPEEAINAATINGAYAMGLSHTHGSITTGKAASVIITKPVNSYYELPYSFGTNLIDTVIIAGKKV; encoded by the coding sequence ATGGCTATCCTCATTAAAAATATAAAAGAACTACTCCAGGTTCGCGAAACTAACATTACTAAACTCAGCGGGAGCGAAATGGCTACATTACCATCGCTAAAAAACGCATGGCTTTTGCTTGAAGGCAAAATCATTACAGGCTATGGAACTATGGATACCTGCCCACAAGTTGCTGATGCAGAATTGATAGATGCTACTGGTAAAACCGTATTACCTACCTGGTGCGACAGCCATACACATCTTGTGTATGCCGGTAATCGCGAACAGGAATTTGTAGACCGCATAAACGGATTGAGTTATGAAGAAATAGCCAACCGTGGCGGAGGGATACTTAACTCTGCAAAAAGGCTTAATGAAGCTACTGAGGATGAACTGTATGAACAAAGCCGTCTGCGCCTTGAGGAGGTAATGCGACTGGGTACCGGGGCAATAGAAATTAAATCGGGCTACGGGCTTACGGTAGATGGCGAACTAAAAATGTTACGTGTTATAAAACGCCTGCGCGAAAATTATAACGTAGCCGTTAAAGCAACATTTTTAGGAGCACATGCTTTCCCTACAGCATATAAGGAGAATCATACAGGTTATATTGACCTTATTATAAATGAAATGCTTCCGGCTATAGCCAAGGAAAATCTGGCAGATTATATAGATGCCTTTTGCGAAACAGGTTATTTTTCTGTTGAAGAGACAGAACGCATTATGGAAGCCGGCTTGAACTATGGCCTGCCTGCCAAAATACATGTGAACCAGTTTAACGCCATTGATGGTATTGCTGCCTGCGTAAAATATAATGCCATAAGTGTAGACCATCTTGAGGTGCTGACCGATGCTGATATTGAAGCACTAAAAAATAGCATTACCATGCCGGTGGCATTGCCAACCTGTTCCTTTTTTATAAGCATACCTTATACACCTGCAAGGCAAATGCTAAACGCAGGCTTACCGCTGGCTATTGCAACAGACTATAATCCGGGTACTACACCAAGCGGTAATATGAATCTGGTTGTAGCCACAGCCTGCATAAAAATGAAGATGACACCCGAAGAAGCTATTAATGCCGCTACTATAAACGGAGCCTATGCAATGGGTCTGAGCCATACACATGGCAGCATTACTACCGGTAAAGCTGCAAGTGTAATTATTACCAAACCGGTAAATTCTTATTACGAGCTACCCTATTCATTTGGTACAAACTTAATTGATACTGTAATCATAGCAGGAAAAAAAGTATAA
- a CDS encoding tetratricopeptide repeat protein, with protein MKIQYVVAASLLLSVSAFAQKDELKALKKLDALETPPTAAQIQEYNTLFSAFESKIGSANDEQKRDFYYYRGTYFLFVDAALNPANAVSDIDKGMADVNKVLEIEKTTGKKKYTDELQKESLPKLKSDILLMAQQLADKKMYKETAMAFALAYKVDPNEPINLYNAAAMSLNAQDYDKALEYYLELDKIKFTGEATIYVATNKASGQEEGFRDKESRDAAVKQGIVYEKPREIKQPSVRPDIVKNIALIYNSKGENEKARQFFANARKENPDDASLIIEEANLAYKAGDMATYKKLVGESLAKNPNDPTLVYNLGVLSMDTAPAEAEKYFLKAIELKPDYADALTNLGTLKLAGEKKIVDEMNKLGTSAKDNARYEVLKKQREALYNSAIPYLEKAHKINPDDQGVISTLASMYQALDRTAEYKAMKAKIKN; from the coding sequence ATGAAAATTCAATATGTTGTAGCGGCATCGCTGTTACTATCTGTAAGTGCTTTTGCCCAAAAGGACGAACTAAAGGCACTTAAAAAACTGGATGCACTTGAAACGCCTCCAACAGCAGCACAAATACAGGAATACAATACATTGTTTTCTGCATTTGAATCAAAAATAGGCAGTGCTAACGATGAGCAAAAAAGAGATTTTTACTACTATCGTGGTACTTACTTTCTTTTTGTTGATGCAGCATTAAATCCGGCGAATGCCGTATCTGACATTGATAAGGGTATGGCGGATGTTAACAAGGTTCTGGAAATTGAAAAAACTACCGGTAAGAAGAAATATACTGATGAACTTCAGAAGGAGTCTTTACCTAAATTAAAGTCCGACATATTGCTAATGGCTCAGCAGCTTGCTGATAAAAAAATGTATAAGGAAACAGCCATGGCATTTGCCCTTGCTTACAAGGTAGATCCTAATGAGCCTATAAATTTATATAATGCTGCTGCGATGTCTTTAAATGCACAGGATTATGATAAGGCATTAGAATATTACCTTGAACTGGACAAAATTAAATTTACAGGCGAAGCAACTATTTATGTAGCTACAAACAAAGCCAGTGGACAGGAAGAAGGTTTTAGAGATAAAGAAAGCAGGGATGCTGCCGTAAAACAAGGTATTGTTTACGAAAAACCAAGGGAGATAAAGCAGCCATCTGTAAGGCCGGATATAGTAAAAAATATTGCACTTATATATAACAGTAAGGGTGAAAACGAAAAGGCAAGGCAGTTTTTTGCTAATGCCCGTAAAGAAAACCCAGATGATGCCAGCCTTATTATAGAAGAAGCTAACCTTGCCTACAAAGCAGGGGATATGGCAACATACAAAAAACTGGTAGGTGAGTCACTGGCTAAAAACCCTAACGATCCTACACTTGTGTATAACCTGGGTGTACTTTCTATGGATACTGCCCCGGCAGAAGCTGAAAAGTATTTCCTGAAAGCTATAGAGCTTAAGCCGGATTATGCTGATGCACTTACTAACCTGGGTACCCTTAAACTGGCAGGTGAAAAGAAAATTGTAGATGAGATGAATAAGCTGGGTACATCTGCTAAAGATAATGCCCGTTATGAGGTGCTTAAAAAGCAACGTGAAGCGCTTTACAATAGTGCAATTCCATATCTTGAAAAAGCACATAAAATTAATCCTGATGATCAGGGGGTAATCTCTACGTTAGCAAGTATGTATCAGGCACTTGATCGCACTGCCGAATACAAAGCGATGAAAGCGAAAATAAAAAACTAA